Proteins encoded together in one Chitinophaga lutea window:
- a CDS encoding O-methyltransferase gives MEVIPPEIQAFAEKYTTPETDLLYRLHRETYLKVDQPHMLSGHVQGRFLTMVSQMLRPSRILELGTYTGYSAICLAQGLAADGVLHTIDVNEELEDMCARYVAEAGLTGKVVQHIGKAAQIIPQLDEVFDLVFIDADKAGYGAYYDLVWEKLRPGGFILADNILYHGEVILPEPEQSNNARAMVRFAEKAVADDRAETLLLSLRDGVLLIRKK, from the coding sequence ATGGAGGTAATACCACCGGAGATACAGGCGTTTGCAGAGAAGTACACTACGCCGGAAACGGATTTGTTGTACCGTTTACACCGCGAAACCTATCTGAAGGTGGACCAGCCGCATATGCTCAGTGGCCATGTGCAGGGCCGGTTTCTCACGATGGTGAGCCAGATGCTGCGGCCGTCGCGCATCCTGGAGCTGGGTACTTACACCGGCTATTCCGCGATATGCCTCGCGCAGGGACTGGCGGCGGATGGGGTGCTGCACACCATCGACGTGAACGAGGAGCTGGAAGATATGTGCGCCCGTTATGTGGCTGAAGCCGGGCTGACCGGCAAAGTGGTGCAGCACATCGGCAAAGCCGCGCAGATCATCCCGCAGCTCGATGAAGTGTTCGACCTGGTATTTATAGACGCAGACAAAGCCGGTTACGGCGCGTATTACGATCTGGTGTGGGAGAAGCTGCGGCCTGGGGGATTTATTTTAGCAGACAATATTTTATATCACGGTGAAGTAATTTTGCCGGAACCGGAACAAAGCAACAACGCCAGGGCCATGGTCCGTTTTGCGGAAAAGGCAGTGGCAGACGATCGCGCGGAAACCCTCCTGTTGAGCCTTCGGGACGGGGTTTTGCTGATCAGGAAGAAATAA
- a CDS encoding LOG family protein yields MNDSLKNLNNRDWTETKAHSSWQIFKIMAEFVDGFEALAKIGPCISIFGSARTREGNPYYDLACEIAKRLAEDGFGIISGGGPGIMEAANKGAQKANGKSVGLNITLPHEQFANTFIDYDKNLNFDYFFVRKVMFAKYSQGFVMMPGGFGTMDEFFEVATLIQTKKMTETPLVLVGRQYWSGLLDWIDEVMMKKESNIHPEDLNLLKVFDTADEVVEYFRIFYTTNKLRPNF; encoded by the coding sequence ATGAACGATTCTTTAAAGAACCTGAACAATCGCGACTGGACGGAAACCAAAGCTCATTCCAGCTGGCAGATCTTTAAAATTATGGCGGAATTCGTAGATGGATTTGAAGCGCTGGCAAAAATCGGTCCCTGTATTTCCATATTCGGCTCTGCCCGTACCCGGGAAGGAAACCCTTATTACGACCTGGCCTGCGAGATAGCCAAACGTTTGGCGGAAGACGGTTTCGGCATTATTTCCGGCGGCGGCCCCGGCATCATGGAAGCGGCCAACAAAGGCGCCCAGAAGGCCAACGGTAAAAGCGTGGGCCTCAACATCACCCTGCCCCACGAACAGTTCGCCAACACTTTCATCGACTACGACAAAAACCTCAACTTCGACTATTTCTTCGTACGTAAGGTGATGTTCGCCAAATACTCGCAGGGTTTTGTGATGATGCCCGGCGGCTTCGGCACCATGGACGAGTTTTTTGAAGTAGCCACGCTCATCCAGACCAAAAAGATGACGGAAACCCCGCTGGTACTGGTGGGCCGGCAATACTGGAGCGGCCTGCTCGACTGGATCGACGAGGTGATGATGAAAAAGGAAAGCAACATCCACCCCGAAGATCTGAACCTGCTGAAGGTGTTCGATACCGCCGATGAAGTGGTGGAGTACTTCCGGATATTTTACACCACCAACAAACTGCGCCCCAACTTCTAG
- a CDS encoding sodium:solute symporter, producing the protein MSPGIFLLFIASYFFLLLLVSYFTSRKADTQAYFIGNRNSIWYVVAIGMISDSLSGVTFISVPGKVQTASFSYLQTVLGYVLGYVVIAAVLLPLYYNRNLTSIYSYLRQRFGPASQKTGAVFFILSRLTGSAARLFVIAGVLQLFVFDYYQVPFAVSVFIMIGLMLLYTYRGGIKTLVWTDALQSILQVLAIVIVVVVICQDLQWGPADLVTNIVHNEKSVTFFWDWRAVNFFPKDFFGGMMIAVTMTGLDQNMMQKNLSCRSLGDAKKNIYSFSIMQLVAHVLLMSLGILFYEYMKAHGLHAPLNATGAPATDQVFPMLALHHLGALAAVFFVVGLTASTFSSADSVLTTLTTSFYIDILGYSTDGMTAARKRLKNMIHIGCAVALLLTILLFKAFNQSAMIDTLLFLAALTYGPMLGLFAFGIFNKRAIIDRGAIAVCLAAPVLCFFLKQYSAQWMNGYKFGNELLIVNGLFTYIGLWLISRKAVNPQL; encoded by the coding sequence ATGTCGCCCGGGATATTTTTACTTTTCATCGCCAGCTATTTTTTTCTGCTGCTGCTCGTTTCGTATTTCACCTCCCGCAAAGCCGATACCCAGGCTTATTTCATCGGCAACCGCAACTCCATCTGGTATGTGGTGGCCATCGGCATGATCAGCGACTCACTGTCCGGCGTCACCTTCATTTCCGTGCCCGGCAAAGTGCAGACGGCTTCTTTTTCTTACCTGCAAACAGTGCTGGGCTACGTGCTCGGGTATGTGGTGATCGCGGCGGTGTTGCTGCCCCTTTACTACAACCGGAACCTCACATCGATCTACTCTTACCTGCGGCAGCGGTTCGGCCCGGCAAGCCAGAAAACGGGCGCCGTGTTTTTTATCCTGTCGCGCCTCACCGGTTCGGCGGCACGGCTGTTTGTGATCGCCGGGGTGCTGCAGTTGTTTGTGTTTGACTACTACCAGGTGCCCTTCGCCGTTTCTGTTTTTATCATGATCGGATTGATGCTGCTATACACTTACCGGGGCGGGATCAAAACGCTGGTGTGGACGGATGCGCTGCAATCCATATTGCAGGTGCTCGCCATCGTGATCGTGGTCGTCGTGATCTGCCAGGACCTGCAATGGGGGCCGGCAGACCTGGTGACCAACATCGTGCATAACGAAAAGTCCGTTACCTTTTTCTGGGACTGGCGGGCGGTGAATTTTTTTCCCAAAGACTTTTTCGGCGGGATGATGATTGCCGTGACGATGACGGGGCTCGATCAGAATATGATGCAGAAAAACCTCAGCTGCCGCTCGCTGGGCGATGCCAAAAAGAACATTTATTCCTTCAGCATCATGCAGCTGGTGGCGCATGTGCTGCTGATGAGCCTTGGTATTTTATTCTACGAATACATGAAGGCTCATGGCCTGCATGCGCCGCTCAATGCAACCGGCGCGCCGGCCACAGACCAGGTGTTTCCCATGCTGGCATTGCATCATCTCGGCGCCCTGGCGGCGGTATTTTTCGTGGTGGGGCTTACTGCGTCTACTTTTTCGAGTGCGGACAGTGTGCTCACCACGCTCACCACATCTTTCTACATCGACATCCTGGGCTATTCCACGGATGGTATGACGGCCGCCCGCAAACGGCTCAAAAACATGATACATATAGGCTGCGCCGTGGCGCTGCTGCTCACCATCCTGCTGTTCAAAGCTTTCAACCAGAGCGCGATGATCGACACACTGCTGTTCCTGGCTGCGCTGACCTACGGGCCCATGCTCGGTTTGTTTGCTTTCGGTATATTTAACAAACGAGCCATCATCGACCGCGGGGCCATTGCAGTATGTCTGGCGGCCCCTGTGCTATGTTTTTTCTTAAAACAATATTCGGCACAATGGATGAACGGTTATAAATTCGGGAACGAATTATTGATAGTAAACGGCCTGTTTACGTATATTGGATTATGGTTGATTTCCCGCAAGGCGGTCAACCCGCAGTTATAA
- a CDS encoding TIGR03364 family FAD-dependent oxidoreductase, whose translation MLPQKQADVAVVGAGILGLAMAYHLALQGKSVVVFERSPRALGATVRNFGLVWVIGQQAGQVYERALYGREVWKELAAQTGLSCKETGSLHLAYHRDEVDVLEEFVQTPGIHSSLLTPDAAAGKSGAFKKEGLKAALWSPMEMSVNPREAAAVIAEFLQARHAVQFRFQTAVNHIAMPFIETKNEQWKVEQVYVCSGSDFETLYPASFAAAPITKCKLQMMRTIPQPAGWELGPALSTGLSLIHYASFAHCKSLEALRNRMHDTLPEYVQYGIHLLVSQNGAGELSIGDSHEYGDEVDPFDKELINQLILQYLPNFLQVPTLDIQERWHGVYPKLTNGATELVLQPEKGVTIVNGMGGAGMTLSFGLARDIVAKL comes from the coding sequence ATGCTTCCACAAAAACAAGCAGACGTCGCCGTAGTGGGCGCGGGCATCCTGGGCCTCGCCATGGCTTACCACCTGGCTTTACAGGGCAAAAGCGTTGTTGTATTCGAACGGTCGCCCAGGGCGCTGGGCGCCACGGTCCGCAACTTCGGGCTGGTTTGGGTAATCGGGCAGCAGGCTGGCCAGGTGTACGAGCGCGCCTTGTATGGCCGCGAAGTCTGGAAAGAGCTGGCGGCACAAACCGGCCTCAGTTGTAAGGAAACAGGCTCCCTCCACCTCGCGTATCACCGCGACGAGGTGGACGTGCTGGAAGAGTTCGTACAAACCCCGGGCATTCACAGCAGCCTGTTGACGCCGGATGCGGCAGCGGGAAAAAGCGGGGCCTTCAAAAAAGAAGGGTTAAAGGCGGCTTTATGGAGCCCGATGGAAATGTCCGTCAACCCCAGGGAAGCGGCGGCCGTTATCGCGGAGTTCCTTCAGGCCAGACACGCTGTACAGTTCCGGTTCCAGACGGCGGTGAACCACATCGCCATGCCGTTCATCGAAACAAAAAATGAACAATGGAAAGTGGAGCAGGTATACGTCTGCTCAGGTTCTGATTTTGAAACGCTTTATCCTGCTTCATTCGCAGCCGCGCCGATCACCAAATGCAAACTGCAAATGATGCGCACCATTCCGCAGCCTGCCGGCTGGGAGCTGGGGCCTGCCCTGAGTACCGGGCTCTCGCTCATCCATTATGCTTCCTTTGCACACTGCAAAAGCCTCGAAGCATTACGGAACCGCATGCACGATACATTGCCGGAATACGTCCAATACGGCATCCACCTGCTCGTGTCGCAGAACGGGGCAGGGGAGCTGTCTATCGGGGATTCCCATGAGTATGGCGATGAGGTGGATCCTTTCGATAAAGAGCTTATCAACCAGTTGATCCTGCAATACCTGCCGAATTTCCTGCAAGTGCCTACGCTCGACATCCAGGAGCGCTGGCATGGCGTGTATCCCAAACTCACCAACGGCGCCACGGAACTGGTGCTGCAGCCGGAGAAGGGCGTGACCATCGTTAACGGGATGGGCGGGGCGGGGATGACGCTTTCTTTCGGGCTGGCAAGGGACATTGTGGCGAAGCTTTGA
- a CDS encoding PorP/SprF family type IX secretion system membrane protein: MRKTLKQITILCCMAAAVPAAAQDLHFSQFFNSPLSTNPANTGFIPDGNYRIGINYRNQWATIPVPYKTMSAFGDFQLFRERLTYGWVGVGGMLLRDVAGSGNLTSTKAYGSVAYHQLLGQSSLLSAGFNVGYADKRVDLNKLTFGTQWNGQFFDSQMFSGEPITQASVGYLDMQVGMNYAYFPTEEIYINGGFSVHHVNEPRETFYSGNNQVERRYIGFLNASLKVSDNVIVNPGAYYARQASATETMVGAYAAYNLADHGAKQVFGGAYYRINDAFAFLVGYQMNNFRLMFNYDVTSSSLAISNSRQGAYELSLLYVGLYPNRSFGNARKHTLCPSF, encoded by the coding sequence ATGAGAAAGACATTGAAACAGATCACCATTTTATGTTGCATGGCAGCGGCTGTTCCGGCCGCCGCGCAGGACCTGCATTTTTCGCAGTTCTTCAACTCCCCGTTGTCGACCAACCCCGCCAACACCGGGTTTATTCCGGACGGCAACTATCGCATCGGCATCAATTACCGCAACCAGTGGGCAACGATACCGGTACCGTATAAAACGATGTCGGCCTTCGGCGACTTCCAGCTGTTCCGCGAGCGGCTCACCTATGGTTGGGTGGGCGTAGGCGGTATGCTGTTGCGGGATGTGGCCGGCAGCGGCAACCTTACCTCTACCAAGGCTTACGGTTCCGTGGCCTATCACCAGCTGCTGGGGCAGAGCAGCCTGTTATCGGCCGGCTTCAATGTCGGGTATGCAGATAAAAGGGTGGACCTGAACAAGCTTACTTTCGGCACGCAATGGAACGGCCAGTTTTTCGACTCGCAGATGTTTTCCGGCGAGCCGATCACGCAGGCGTCCGTGGGTTATCTCGATATGCAGGTGGGCATGAACTATGCTTATTTCCCGACGGAAGAAATATACATCAATGGTGGTTTTTCCGTGCACCACGTCAATGAGCCCCGCGAAACATTTTATTCCGGCAACAACCAGGTAGAGCGCCGGTACATCGGTTTCCTCAATGCCAGCCTGAAGGTTTCGGATAATGTGATCGTCAACCCCGGCGCGTATTACGCCCGGCAGGCCTCCGCCACAGAAACCATGGTGGGCGCTTACGCGGCTTACAACCTCGCGGACCACGGGGCCAAGCAGGTGTTTGGCGGCGCCTACTATCGCATCAACGACGCGTTCGCTTTCCTGGTGGGGTACCAGATGAATAACTTCAGGCTGATGTTTAACTACGACGTGACCTCCAGCTCGCTGGCCATTTCCAACAGCCGGCAGGGTGCGTACGAACTGAGTCTGCTATATGTCGGGCTGTACCCGAACCGCAGCTTCGGCAATGCCAGGAAACACACGCTCTGCCCATCTTTCTAA